The following DNA comes from Planctomycetota bacterium.
CGAGCTTCCGGAGCGGCTACTGCCGCGAGGACTGCGCCCGCTGCGGCCAGGTGTGTCCCAGCGGCGCGATCGCCCGCCTCCCGTTGGCTGCCAAGCGCACCAGGCCGATGGGGTGCGCTCAGGTGGATATGGGCCTGTGCGCCCTCGGCAACGGCCGCGAGTGCTCGGCCTGCATTCTCCGTTGCCCGTACGAGGCGATCACCACGGCCTTCAACTGGGACGACTACACGACCACCCTGCGCGTGGACCCGGCCAGGTGTCCCGGCTGCGGCGCGTGCGAGCTCGCGTGCCCCATGCCCCTCAAGGCCATCGTGGTCGTGCCACCGGCCAAGGAGAACCGACCGTGCCCGACCCCGCAGTCCGGCGCTTTGAAGGCAATCCCATCTTGACCGCGGGCGACGTGCCCTACAAGGCCACGCTCGTCTTCAACGCGGGCGTCACGAAGTATCAGGGCCGGTACGTCATGGTCTTCCGCAACGACTACGGCACCTGGGGGGATCCCTGCCTCGAGGGCACCAACCTGGGCCTCGCCTTCTCCGAGGACGGCCTGCGGTGGCGCGTCGAGGCCAAGCCGTGCTTCGAGCTCAAGGGGCCCAACATCACGCGCGCCTACGACCCCCGCCTCACGGTGTTGGACGGGCGGGTCTGCATGTGCTTCGCCGTGGACACGCCGCACGGCCTCCGCGGCGGCATCGCCGTTACGGACGACTTCGAACGCTTTGAGGTTCTGTGCCTCTCCGTGCCCGACAACCGGAACATGGTGCTGTTCCCGGAGAAGATCGGCGGCAAGTACGTGCGGCTGGAGCGCCCGTTTCCCGTCTACAGCCGCGGCGGAGGCGAACTGTTCGACATCTGGCTCTCCGATTCGCCCGACCTGCGCTATTGGGGCAACTCGGACGTCGTGCTCACCACGCGGGATGTCCCCTTCTGCAACGCCAAGATCGGCCCCGCCGCTCCGCCCATCAAGACCGCGAAGGGCTGGCTCACCACGTTTCACGCCGTGGACATTGATCCGTCCCGCGGCAAGAACGGCTGGGAGGCCGCGTGGAAGAAGCGTTACACGGCCGGCGTCATGCTCCTCGACCTCGACGAGCCTCGGCGGGTCGTGGGCTTGTGCAGACGGCCGCTCCTGGCGCCTGAGGCGCCGTACGAAACCGCCGGCGGCTTCCGCAACCACGTCATCTTCCCCTGCGGCACGGTCCTCGAGCAGGACGGCGAGGTGAAGATTTACTACGGCGCGGCCGACACGGTGATCTGCCTGGCCACGGCGCACGTGGACGACCTGGTGCGCCTGTGCCTGGAGGGGTAGCCAGAAGAGACTCGCCAAACATGCGAAAAGGATGCGAAAATGGCAGAATGGCGAAGGAGAGTCCTTCCCGCGGCCGTCCTGATGGCCACCGCGGCGTGGCTCGAGGCCGGAGAGGCAGGACCGTTCCAGCGGCGCTGGGTGTATGTCTCGGAAACGTCGGCGGTCATCTACTGGCAACTCGACGACATCCGCCGCGAGGCCCTGAGCTACGTCGAATACGGGCAGACGAAGGACCTGACGCAGAAGACGCCCGCCACCACAGACCCGCGCTGGGCGCACTTTCATCGTCTCAAGGGCCTCCAGACGGGCAGGCCCTGCTACTACCGCATGGTCATCGTGGATGCCGAGTCGAAGGCCGAGACGAAGAGCGAGGTGCTGAGCCTTGAGACGACGAGGCGGGAGGGCGCCATCCGCATCCCCCAGGAAGTCAAGGGGCCGCCCTTCACCCTGGACAAGCCGGGCGCGACCTACGTGCTCACTCAGGACGTGACCGCCGACGGCGACGTCTTCATCATCACCGGCTCCGATGTGACACTGGACCTCGACGGCCACACGGTGGTCTTCGGGAACAACACGGGGGAGCAGGTGAGCGGCGTCCTAGCGAAGAACACGGGCAAGGCCACGATCTGCAACGGCCACGTGGTCCAGGGCGCAAGGTGCAAGGCCTACAGCACGGCCGTCGAGAGCCGCTGGCGGCCCGAGCCGACCGAGATCTTCGGGATCAGCACCGACGTCCACCTGCCCAACGCCTACCCCGTGAAGTTCCTGGGCAAGGCGACGGGCGTCCGCGTCCACCACAACCTGCTGGCCAGCCGCGTGACCGAGATCGAGAGCCGCCACTATCCAGGCAACGACCTGCTGCGGCTCGACATCGCGGGCGGCAACATCGAGGTCAGCGACAACCTGCTCAGCGAGGGCTGCCACATCGGCATCCGCCTCGCCGGCGAGGGGCCGAACGTGGAGGTCCACCACAACGACATCCGGCACCACCAGCGCTACGTGAACGGCTACGCGCTCGCGTGCTCGTGCCCCGGCCTCAAGGTGCACCATAACCGTGTGACGTCGGCCGGCCGCGGCGCGCACCTCACGGCCGAGGGGATCGAGTTTGCCGACAACTACCTCGACCTGGTCGGCCGCCCCGACCTCGACGACATGCCCGCCAGGTCGCGCCCCTTCAAGACCATCGCCGTCGAGTTGCACGGCATCAAGTTCGAGGGCGATAAAGTGCGTAACTGTCGGGTCACGGGCAACTTCTGCCGCATCGTGCAGAAGCTGCCCGACGCCCGGGGGCTTTATGTGCCCGCCACACCCCTCAACATCGCCTGTTACGATCCGAATGCGATGAACGAGATCGCGGAAAACACGTTCGTCGCCCTCACCGAGCACCGCAAGACGCGCCACGGGGGCTACGGGGACTCGGGCGAGTGGGCGGCCTCAGTCTACTTCGTTGGGATGGACAAGGGCCCGGCCCAAGCAGGCAAGTGGTCGGCCTGGTTGCACGACAACCGCTTCATCAGCAACGACCTCTTCCTCGGGTCGCAGACGCCTGTCAACATGACCATCCGCATCGAGAGGAACACCTTCGTCCTGGCCACCGAGCCCCCGCCGACCGAAGCCCATGCCCCCTTCTGGCGAGTTGGCCCAGCCCTCGAGGCCGTCGTCAAGGCGGGCGGCAACCGCTTCGAGTGATGGACACAGTGTGTGATCTGGGCCAGATTCCTGATTCGTGCTTGTCACATCATGGAGCGGGTATGGGGGGCGGCCGCGGAGCGGCCAAGAGGGGCGCCGCACGTGGAACGTAGGAACGAGGGGACCGAGGGGAGGGAGGTAAGCCCAGTATTTTCAATTGGTTAGGAGTGGCGGCGACAAGGGGTGTCTCGGCCGGGTGTCGCCGGCGTCGCGTGGCTGTGGGGTAAGCGCCCATACTTGCTCATTCCTGAGGGAGAGGAAGTGAGCAAGTATGGGTGGAGGGGCGAGAATGGGCGATTGTGGCGGCTCCGGCCATACCGGCTCAGTCGGGGCAATGAGCAAGTATGGGCGAGGCGGCCGCAGGGCGGCCAAGAGGGGCGCCCCCACGCGGAGCGTAGGGACGAGGGGGCGCGCTACCGAGTGGAAAGGACAGGGTGGTTGGCGTCCGGTGCTCCCGAGCCGGAGGCGTCGGGTCAGGCGACTCTGGGCTTCCCGTGGTGGGACGGACAAGACTGGTCGGTCGAGGGGTCAGGAGGCTGGGGAGCGGAGTTCCCGCAGGGCGCGGAGGAGGGCAGCGAAGTCGGCGGGCGGCGGGGCGGCGAATTCGAGGCGACGGCCATCGGTGGGGTGGGTGACGATGATGCGGTGGGCGTGAAGGGCCTGGCGCTCGATGAGCGGGGCCTCGCCGGGGGCCGGGGGCTGGCCGAGCAGGTCCGAGCGATAGAGGGCGGCGCGGTCGCTGTAGAGGCTGTCAGCGACGACGGGGTGGCCTATGTGGGCGAGGTGGACGCGGATCTGGTGGGTGCGGCCGGTGAGGAGTTCGACGTCGAGGAGGGCGAAGCCACGGAAGCGTTGCTGGACGCGGTAGATGGTCTGCGCGGGCTTGCCGCCCTGGCGCACGACGGCGACGGCTTCGGGGTTGCGCCTGTGGCGGCCGAGCGGGAGGTTGATGAGGTCGGCATCCAACTGGGGTTCGCGCTCGACGACAGCCAGGTAGTGCTTCTCGACGGTGCGCGCCTCGAATTGCGCGGCGAGGGCGGCGTGGGCGAGGTCGGTCTTCGCGCACAGGATGACGCCGCTGGTGTCGCGGTCGAGGCGGTGGACGATGCCGGCGCGCAGTTCGCCATAGGCAGAAGAGAGTGTGCGCGTGTGGCCGGCCAGGGCATTGACCAGTGTGCCGCCCTGGTGGCCCTTGGCGGGGTGCACCACCATGTCGGGCGGCTTGTTGACCACGAGCATTTGCTCGTCCTCATAGAGGATGTCGAGCGGGATTTCCTCGGGGGGGACGGCGGGGCCTTGCGGCAGCTCGACGGTCACCTCGATGCGATCGCCTCGGCGAATGCGGCAGCTTGGCTCGCTGGGTGCGCCGTTGACGGTCACGCGCCCCTCGCGGATGAGGCGCTGGATGGTTGTGCGCGAGAAATCGGCCAGCGCGGCGGCGAGGTACTGGTCGAGGCGCCGATCGGTCACGCGGCCTCGGATCGTGAAGCGCTGGTGGAAGATGGTGGTGTCGCCGGTGCTCATGGCCACCTGTAAGCAACAGGCGCAGGGGCGATTCTGACGTCGCCTC
Coding sequences within:
- a CDS encoding glycoside hydrolase family 130 protein, giving the protein MPDPAVRRFEGNPILTAGDVPYKATLVFNAGVTKYQGRYVMVFRNDYGTWGDPCLEGTNLGLAFSEDGLRWRVEAKPCFELKGPNITRAYDPRLTVLDGRVCMCFAVDTPHGLRGGIAVTDDFERFEVLCLSVPDNRNMVLFPEKIGGKYVRLERPFPVYSRGGGELFDIWLSDSPDLRYWGNSDVVLTTRDVPFCNAKIGPAAPPIKTAKGWLTTFHAVDIDPSRGKNGWEAAWKKRYTAGVMLLDLDEPRRVVGLCRRPLLAPEAPYETAGGFRNHVIFPCGTVLEQDGEVKIYYGAADTVICLATAHVDDLVRLCLEG
- a CDS encoding RluA family pseudouridine synthase, which encodes MSTGDTTIFHQRFTIRGRVTDRRLDQYLAAALADFSRTTIQRLIREGRVTVNGAPSEPSCRIRRGDRIEVTVELPQGPAVPPEEIPLDILYEDEQMLVVNKPPDMVVHPAKGHQGGTLVNALAGHTRTLSSAYGELRAGIVHRLDRDTSGVILCAKTDLAHAALAAQFEARTVEKHYLAVVEREPQLDADLINLPLGRHRRNPEAVAVVRQGGKPAQTIYRVQQRFRGFALLDVELLTGRTHQIRVHLAHIGHPVVADSLYSDRAALYRSDLLGQPPAPGEAPLIERQALHAHRIIVTHPTDGRRLEFAAPPPADFAALLRALRELRSPAS